From Pyrenophora tritici-repentis strain M4 chromosome 1, whole genome shotgun sequence, the proteins below share one genomic window:
- a CDS encoding NMD3, NMD protein affecting ribosome stability and mRNA decay, with translation MDSAMMEGQRSFAPEPKNSATILCADCGAPVDGTLSGAFCYDCIKLKTDVTGGIQREAILLMCRDCDRWLSPPTTWVVAAPESRELLALCLRKLRGLNKLRIIDASFIWTEPHSRRIKVKITVQSEINEGAIMQQSFEVEYTQNYNQCPDCAKSYTHNTWRACVQVRQKVPHKRTFLYLEQLILKHGAHKDTINIKEVHDGIDFFFAQRNHAVSFCDFLKAVIPVNIKRSEELISHDIHTSTKNYKFSFSCEIVPICKDDLVVLPIPLAKKIGNISPLTLCTRIGTSVQLLDPATLQTADVATDIYWRTPFRPLADVQELTEFIVLDIEPLGKQSGRNFLAEATVARASDMGVNDTTYYCRTHLGGILHVGDSVMGYLLSNTNFNSELFDVLESNNKYASAIPDVMLVKKYYQRSKKNKNKRNWRVKRMNKEEGEMLPRKQDQEKMERDFEMFLQDDEGIQIPMEQLLDDFEDMKMDD, from the exons ATGGACAGCGCAATGATGGAAGGTCAGCGCTCCTTCGCGCCTGAGCCCAAGAATTCGGCCACAATTCTCTGCGCAGACTGTGGCGCGCCTGTCGATGGTACCCTTTCAGGAGCCTTTTGTTACGACTGCATAAAACTCAAGACCGATGTCACGGGTGGTATCCAACGCGAGGCTATTCTGCTCATGTGCCGCGACTGCGACCGATGGCTCTCCCCTCCCACGACCTGGGTTGTTGCCGCTCCCGAATCGCGCGAACTCCTCGCGCTTTGCCTACGAAAGTTGCGCGGACTGAATAAGTTGAGGATTATCGATGCGAGCTTCATCTGGACTGAGCCGCATAGCAGGAGGATAAAGGTCAAGATCACGGTGCAGTCGGAGATCAACGAGGGTGCTATCATGCAGCAAAGTTTCGAGGTGGAATACACACAAAACTACAACCAGTGCCCGGATTGCGCAAAGAGTTACACACACAACACATGGAGAGCGTGTGTACAGGTGCGACAAAAAGTGCCTCACAAGAGGACGTTTTTGTACCTGGAGCAGTTGATTCTGAAGCATGGAGCGCACAAGGACACAATCAACATCAAAGAAGTCCACGACGGTATcgacttcttcttcgcccAGAGAAATCATGCGGTATCCTTCTGTGACTTTTTGAAGGCTGTCATTCCAGTCAACATCAAGCGATCAGAAGAGCTCATTTCacacgacatccacacttCGACGAAGAACTATAAATTCTCCTTCTCATGCGAGATCGTTCCGATCTGCAAGGACGATCTTGTAGTGCTTCCCATTCCGCTCGCTAAAAAGATTGGCAACATCTCGCCTCTTACACTTTGTACCCGTATTGGTACTTCTGTCCAACTACTCGACCCTGCGACTCTGCAGACCGCCGATGTCGCAACAGACATATACTGGCGGACGCCGTTCCGACCGCTGGCAGACGTCCAGGAACTTACCGAGTTTATTGTCTTGGACATTGAGCCGCTAGGCAAGCAGTCGGGTCGCAACTTCCTTGCTGAGGCTACTGTAGCTCGCGCATCTGACATGGGCGTTAACGACACTACCTACTACTGTCGGACGCATCTCGGTGGTATCCTACACGTCGGTGATTCGGTGATGGGCTACTTGCTTAGCAACACGAACTTCAACAGCGAGCTATTTGATGTTCTTGAGTCGAACAACAAGTATGCATCGGCGATCCCAGACGTCATGCTCGTCAAGAAGTACTACCAGCGCTccaagaagaacaagaacaAGCGCAACTGGCGCGTCAAGCGCATGAACAAGGAGGAAGGCGAGATGCTACCCCGCAAGCAGGACCAGGAGAAGATGGAGCGCGACTTTGAAATGTTCCTGCAGGAC gatgaAGGCATCCAGATTCCGATGGAGCAATTGCTAGATGACTTTGAGGATATGAAGATGGATGACTAG